In a single window of the Osmerus eperlanus chromosome 4, fOsmEpe2.1, whole genome shotgun sequence genome:
- the bcas1 gene encoding breast carcinoma-amplified sequence 1 isoform X5, whose translation MGNEQSTHKQNGLQTKVEEVTLQHQNGGLNGHAIKLLENNVVSEVAVQKSCEAPTSTLSLEIALDQTDDSSFPVPKENPCLPENVEQKQETPAESEIPSPDLPKKDPKETVEKVNFFDKLFKKKTESSSIVDNLQETNIPTENPSSPVADDPQSELAEPKEDSVTFKEPNCVSVTPTPEEGTTSEAGEDRDHLVETQEGESTEENTVMNFFKTLVNPTKTPKKEKASPDIAIDPKETPTAPTTAAAQVVDAPASTAPKGMSIPPPPPPAPPTLESKGETAAKPVKSITKEEAKDAAKEPEAAKAKSSKDSPFSILFRPKTSEVVPQTIEVQKVDASKASTLEAAPKPEPPPVPEETKAPAKASTFKSFFKPSKMLLDQMASKVQTASASGVRLLMRTTGGAAEPKKEPSAPPAEPEAAQAVKTKEEPKATPKAPSPEAPVDNQSATSQSGEDPANIPRKMEKRNSIHLFFKNLGKRHSDAGVQTEPLAVSSAPEKAK comes from the exons ATGGGGAATGAGCAATCTACTCACAAACAAAATGGGCTCCAAACTAAG GTTGAAGAAGTCACTCTGCAGCATCAAAATGGAGGACTCAATGGCCACGCTATAAAACTCTTGGAAAACAATG TTGTCAGTGAGGTTGCAGTGCAGAAAAGTTGTGAGGCCCCCACATCAACCCTCTCATTGGAGATAGCACTTGACCAGACAGATGATTCCAGTTTTCCTGTGCCTAAAGAGAATCCATGTCTCCCTGAGAATGTGGAACAGAAGCAGGAGACTCCAGCTGAGTCTGAAATCCCCTCCCCTGATTTACCCAAGAAAGATCCCAAGGAGACAGTGGAAAAAGTTAACTTCTTTGACAAGCTAttcaaaaagaaaacagagagtTCATCCATTGTGGATAACTTGCAGGAGACAAATATCCCCACTGAAAATCCCTCTTCACCTGTAGCTGATGACCCACAATCT GAACTTGCTGAGCCAAAGGAAGATTCAGTGACATTTAAGGAGCCaaactgtgtgtctgtcacccCTACCCCGGAGGAAGGCACAACATCTGAGGCTGGTGAAGACAGGGATCACCTTGTGGAAACTCAAGAGGGGGAGAGCACTGAAGAGAATACAGTTATGAACTTCTTCAAAACACTA GTTAATCCCACTAAAACACCCAAAAAGGAAAAAGCCTCTCCAGATATTGCCATAGACCCG AAGGAGACCCCTACAGCACCAACAACAGCT GCTGCCCAAGTAGTAGATGCTCCAGCTTCCACAGCACCGAAGGGAatgtccatccctccaccaccacccccggcACCACCAACACTGGAGAGCAAAGGGGAAACTGCCGCCAAACCTGTCAAAAGCATAACCAAAGAAGAAGCAAAGGATGCTGCCAAAGAACCTGAAGCTGCCAAGGCGAAATCATCAAAAGACAGTCCATTCAGCATACTTTTCCGCCCAAAG ACATCAGAAGTGGTGCCACAAACAATAGAAGTCCAG AAGGTGGATGCTTCCAAGGCGAGCACTCTGGAAGCCGCTCCCAAGCCAGAACCACCACCTGTTCCAGAGGAAACAAAAGCTCCTGCGAAAGCCTCTACTTTTAAATCCTTTTTCAAGCCCAGCAAG ATGCTGCTAGATCAAATGGCCTCAAAAGTCCAGACGGCCTCAGCAAGTGGAGTCCGACTCCTCATGAGAACAACGGGAGGG GCTGCAGAGCCCAAGAAGGAGCCATCTGCTCCTCCTGCCGAGCCTGAAGCTGCCCAGGCTGTGAAGACTAAGGAGGAGCCTAAAGCCACCCCCAAGGCCCCATCACCAGAGGCCCCAGTGGACAACCAGTCAGCGACCTCTCAGAGTGGAGAAGATCCAGCCAACATACCCAGGAAAATGGAAAAGAGGAACTCCATCCACTTGTTCTTTAAGAACCTG GGTAAACGCCATTCAGATGCAGGAGTTCAAACAGAACCATTGGCTGTCTCATCTGCTCCCGAAAAGGCCAAATAg
- the bcas1 gene encoding breast carcinoma-amplified sequence 1 isoform X6, with the protein MGNEQSTHKQNGLQTKVEEVTLQHQNGGLNGHAIKLLENNVVSEVAVQKSCEAPTSTLSLEIALDQTDDSSFPVPKENPCLPENVEQKQETPAESEIPSPDLPKKDPKETVEKVNFFDKLFKKKTESSSIVDNLQETNIPTENPSSPVADDPQSELAEPKEDSVTFKEPNCVSVTPTPEEGTTSEAGEDRDHLVETQEGESTEENTVMNFFKTLVNPTKTPKKEKASPDIAIDPKETPTAPTTAAAQVVDAPASTAPKGMSIPPPPPPAPPTLESKGETAAKPVKSITKEEAKDAAKEPEAAKAKSSKDSPFSILFRPKASKAKGATSSGAKAPVKPSAVTSEVVPQTIEVQKVDASKASTLEAAPKPEPPPVPEETKAPAKASTFKSFFKPSKAAEPKKEPSAPPAEPEAAQAVKTKEEPKATPKAPSPEAPVDNQSATSQSGEDPANIPRKMEKRNSIHLFFKNLGKRHSDAGVQTEPLAVSSAPEKAK; encoded by the exons ATGGGGAATGAGCAATCTACTCACAAACAAAATGGGCTCCAAACTAAG GTTGAAGAAGTCACTCTGCAGCATCAAAATGGAGGACTCAATGGCCACGCTATAAAACTCTTGGAAAACAATG TTGTCAGTGAGGTTGCAGTGCAGAAAAGTTGTGAGGCCCCCACATCAACCCTCTCATTGGAGATAGCACTTGACCAGACAGATGATTCCAGTTTTCCTGTGCCTAAAGAGAATCCATGTCTCCCTGAGAATGTGGAACAGAAGCAGGAGACTCCAGCTGAGTCTGAAATCCCCTCCCCTGATTTACCCAAGAAAGATCCCAAGGAGACAGTGGAAAAAGTTAACTTCTTTGACAAGCTAttcaaaaagaaaacagagagtTCATCCATTGTGGATAACTTGCAGGAGACAAATATCCCCACTGAAAATCCCTCTTCACCTGTAGCTGATGACCCACAATCT GAACTTGCTGAGCCAAAGGAAGATTCAGTGACATTTAAGGAGCCaaactgtgtgtctgtcacccCTACCCCGGAGGAAGGCACAACATCTGAGGCTGGTGAAGACAGGGATCACCTTGTGGAAACTCAAGAGGGGGAGAGCACTGAAGAGAATACAGTTATGAACTTCTTCAAAACACTA GTTAATCCCACTAAAACACCCAAAAAGGAAAAAGCCTCTCCAGATATTGCCATAGACCCG AAGGAGACCCCTACAGCACCAACAACAGCT GCTGCCCAAGTAGTAGATGCTCCAGCTTCCACAGCACCGAAGGGAatgtccatccctccaccaccacccccggcACCACCAACACTGGAGAGCAAAGGGGAAACTGCCGCCAAACCTGTCAAAAGCATAACCAAAGAAGAAGCAAAGGATGCTGCCAAAGAACCTGAAGCTGCCAAGGCGAAATCATCAAAAGACAGTCCATTCAGCATACTTTTCCGCCCAAAG GCATCTAAAGCCAAGGGTGCCACATCAAGTGGAGCCAAAGCCCCTGTGAAGCCCAGTGCAGTG ACATCAGAAGTGGTGCCACAAACAATAGAAGTCCAG AAGGTGGATGCTTCCAAGGCGAGCACTCTGGAAGCCGCTCCCAAGCCAGAACCACCACCTGTTCCAGAGGAAACAAAAGCTCCTGCGAAAGCCTCTACTTTTAAATCCTTTTTCAAGCCCAGCAAG GCTGCAGAGCCCAAGAAGGAGCCATCTGCTCCTCCTGCCGAGCCTGAAGCTGCCCAGGCTGTGAAGACTAAGGAGGAGCCTAAAGCCACCCCCAAGGCCCCATCACCAGAGGCCCCAGTGGACAACCAGTCAGCGACCTCTCAGAGTGGAGAAGATCCAGCCAACATACCCAGGAAAATGGAAAAGAGGAACTCCATCCACTTGTTCTTTAAGAACCTG GGTAAACGCCATTCAGATGCAGGAGTTCAAACAGAACCATTGGCTGTCTCATCTGCTCCCGAAAAGGCCAAATAg
- the bcas1 gene encoding breast carcinoma-amplified sequence 1 isoform X2, with the protein MGNEQSTHKQNGLQTKVEEVTLQHQNGGLNGHAIKLLENNVVSEVAVQKSCEAPTSTLSLEIALDQTDDSSFPVPKENPCLPENVEQKQETPAESEIPSPDLPKKDPKETVEKVNFFDKLFKKKTESSSIVDNLQETNIPTENPSSPVADDPQSELAEPKEDSVTFKEPNCVSVTPTPEEGTTSEAGEDRDHLVETQEGESTEENTVMNFFKTLVNPTKTPKKEKASPDIAIDPKETPTAPTTAAAQVVDAPASTAPKGMSIPPPPPPAPPTLESKGETAAKPVKSITKEEAKDAAKEPEAAKAKSSKDSPFSILFRPKASKAKGATSSGAKAPVKPSAVTSEVVPQTIEVQKVDASKASTLEAAPKPEPPPVPEETKAPAKASTFKSFFKPSKMLLDQMASKVQTASASGVRLLMRTTGGAAEPKKEPSAPPAEPEAAQAVKTKEEPKATPKAPSPEAPVDNQSATSQSGEDPANIPRKMEKRNSIHLFFKNLGKRHSDAGVQTEPLAVSSAPEKAK; encoded by the exons ATGGGGAATGAGCAATCTACTCACAAACAAAATGGGCTCCAAACTAAG GTTGAAGAAGTCACTCTGCAGCATCAAAATGGAGGACTCAATGGCCACGCTATAAAACTCTTGGAAAACAATG TTGTCAGTGAGGTTGCAGTGCAGAAAAGTTGTGAGGCCCCCACATCAACCCTCTCATTGGAGATAGCACTTGACCAGACAGATGATTCCAGTTTTCCTGTGCCTAAAGAGAATCCATGTCTCCCTGAGAATGTGGAACAGAAGCAGGAGACTCCAGCTGAGTCTGAAATCCCCTCCCCTGATTTACCCAAGAAAGATCCCAAGGAGACAGTGGAAAAAGTTAACTTCTTTGACAAGCTAttcaaaaagaaaacagagagtTCATCCATTGTGGATAACTTGCAGGAGACAAATATCCCCACTGAAAATCCCTCTTCACCTGTAGCTGATGACCCACAATCT GAACTTGCTGAGCCAAAGGAAGATTCAGTGACATTTAAGGAGCCaaactgtgtgtctgtcacccCTACCCCGGAGGAAGGCACAACATCTGAGGCTGGTGAAGACAGGGATCACCTTGTGGAAACTCAAGAGGGGGAGAGCACTGAAGAGAATACAGTTATGAACTTCTTCAAAACACTA GTTAATCCCACTAAAACACCCAAAAAGGAAAAAGCCTCTCCAGATATTGCCATAGACCCG AAGGAGACCCCTACAGCACCAACAACAGCT GCTGCCCAAGTAGTAGATGCTCCAGCTTCCACAGCACCGAAGGGAatgtccatccctccaccaccacccccggcACCACCAACACTGGAGAGCAAAGGGGAAACTGCCGCCAAACCTGTCAAAAGCATAACCAAAGAAGAAGCAAAGGATGCTGCCAAAGAACCTGAAGCTGCCAAGGCGAAATCATCAAAAGACAGTCCATTCAGCATACTTTTCCGCCCAAAG GCATCTAAAGCCAAGGGTGCCACATCAAGTGGAGCCAAAGCCCCTGTGAAGCCCAGTGCAGTG ACATCAGAAGTGGTGCCACAAACAATAGAAGTCCAG AAGGTGGATGCTTCCAAGGCGAGCACTCTGGAAGCCGCTCCCAAGCCAGAACCACCACCTGTTCCAGAGGAAACAAAAGCTCCTGCGAAAGCCTCTACTTTTAAATCCTTTTTCAAGCCCAGCAAG ATGCTGCTAGATCAAATGGCCTCAAAAGTCCAGACGGCCTCAGCAAGTGGAGTCCGACTCCTCATGAGAACAACGGGAGGG GCTGCAGAGCCCAAGAAGGAGCCATCTGCTCCTCCTGCCGAGCCTGAAGCTGCCCAGGCTGTGAAGACTAAGGAGGAGCCTAAAGCCACCCCCAAGGCCCCATCACCAGAGGCCCCAGTGGACAACCAGTCAGCGACCTCTCAGAGTGGAGAAGATCCAGCCAACATACCCAGGAAAATGGAAAAGAGGAACTCCATCCACTTGTTCTTTAAGAACCTG GGTAAACGCCATTCAGATGCAGGAGTTCAAACAGAACCATTGGCTGTCTCATCTGCTCCCGAAAAGGCCAAATAg
- the bcas1 gene encoding breast carcinoma-amplified sequence 1 isoform X4: protein MGNEQSTHKQNGLQTKVEEVTLQHQNGGLNGHAIKLLENNVVSEVAVQKSCEAPTSTLSLEIALDQTDDSSFPVPKENPCLPENVEQKQETPAESEIPSPDLPKKDPKETVEKVNFFDKLFKKKTESSSIVDNLQETNIPTENPSSPVADDPQSELAEPKEDSVTFKEPNCVSVTPTPEEGTTSEAGEDRDHLVETQEGESTEENTVMNFFKTLVNPTKTPKKEKASPDIAIDPAAQVVDAPASTAPKGMSIPPPPPPAPPTLESKGETAAKPVKSITKEEAKDAAKEPEAAKAKSSKDSPFSILFRPKASKAKGATSSGAKAPVKPSAVTSEVVPQTIEVQKVDASKASTLEAAPKPEPPPVPEETKAPAKASTFKSFFKPSKMLLDQMASKVQTASASGVRLLMRTTGGAAEPKKEPSAPPAEPEAAQAVKTKEEPKATPKAPSPEAPVDNQSATSQSGEDPANIPRKMEKRNSIHLFFKNLGKRHSDAGVQTEPLAVSSAPEKAK from the exons ATGGGGAATGAGCAATCTACTCACAAACAAAATGGGCTCCAAACTAAG GTTGAAGAAGTCACTCTGCAGCATCAAAATGGAGGACTCAATGGCCACGCTATAAAACTCTTGGAAAACAATG TTGTCAGTGAGGTTGCAGTGCAGAAAAGTTGTGAGGCCCCCACATCAACCCTCTCATTGGAGATAGCACTTGACCAGACAGATGATTCCAGTTTTCCTGTGCCTAAAGAGAATCCATGTCTCCCTGAGAATGTGGAACAGAAGCAGGAGACTCCAGCTGAGTCTGAAATCCCCTCCCCTGATTTACCCAAGAAAGATCCCAAGGAGACAGTGGAAAAAGTTAACTTCTTTGACAAGCTAttcaaaaagaaaacagagagtTCATCCATTGTGGATAACTTGCAGGAGACAAATATCCCCACTGAAAATCCCTCTTCACCTGTAGCTGATGACCCACAATCT GAACTTGCTGAGCCAAAGGAAGATTCAGTGACATTTAAGGAGCCaaactgtgtgtctgtcacccCTACCCCGGAGGAAGGCACAACATCTGAGGCTGGTGAAGACAGGGATCACCTTGTGGAAACTCAAGAGGGGGAGAGCACTGAAGAGAATACAGTTATGAACTTCTTCAAAACACTA GTTAATCCCACTAAAACACCCAAAAAGGAAAAAGCCTCTCCAGATATTGCCATAGACCCG GCTGCCCAAGTAGTAGATGCTCCAGCTTCCACAGCACCGAAGGGAatgtccatccctccaccaccacccccggcACCACCAACACTGGAGAGCAAAGGGGAAACTGCCGCCAAACCTGTCAAAAGCATAACCAAAGAAGAAGCAAAGGATGCTGCCAAAGAACCTGAAGCTGCCAAGGCGAAATCATCAAAAGACAGTCCATTCAGCATACTTTTCCGCCCAAAG GCATCTAAAGCCAAGGGTGCCACATCAAGTGGAGCCAAAGCCCCTGTGAAGCCCAGTGCAGTG ACATCAGAAGTGGTGCCACAAACAATAGAAGTCCAG AAGGTGGATGCTTCCAAGGCGAGCACTCTGGAAGCCGCTCCCAAGCCAGAACCACCACCTGTTCCAGAGGAAACAAAAGCTCCTGCGAAAGCCTCTACTTTTAAATCCTTTTTCAAGCCCAGCAAG ATGCTGCTAGATCAAATGGCCTCAAAAGTCCAGACGGCCTCAGCAAGTGGAGTCCGACTCCTCATGAGAACAACGGGAGGG GCTGCAGAGCCCAAGAAGGAGCCATCTGCTCCTCCTGCCGAGCCTGAAGCTGCCCAGGCTGTGAAGACTAAGGAGGAGCCTAAAGCCACCCCCAAGGCCCCATCACCAGAGGCCCCAGTGGACAACCAGTCAGCGACCTCTCAGAGTGGAGAAGATCCAGCCAACATACCCAGGAAAATGGAAAAGAGGAACTCCATCCACTTGTTCTTTAAGAACCTG GGTAAACGCCATTCAGATGCAGGAGTTCAAACAGAACCATTGGCTGTCTCATCTGCTCCCGAAAAGGCCAAATAg
- the bcas1 gene encoding breast carcinoma-amplified sequence 1 isoform X3, translating into MGNEQSTHKQNGLQTKVEEVTLQHQNGGLNGHAIKLLENNVVSEVAVQKSCEAPTSTLSLEIALDQTDDSSFPVPKENPCLPENVEQKQETPAESEIPSPDLPKKDPKETVEKVNFFDKLFKKKTESSSIVDNLQETNIPTENPSSPVADDPQSELAEPKEDSVTFKEPNCVSVTPTPEEGTTSEAGEDRDHLVETQEGESTEENTVMNFFKTLVNPTKTPKKEKASPDIAIDPETPTAPTTAAAQVVDAPASTAPKGMSIPPPPPPAPPTLESKGETAAKPVKSITKEEAKDAAKEPEAAKAKSSKDSPFSILFRPKASKAKGATSSGAKAPVKPSAVTSEVVPQTIEVQKVDASKASTLEAAPKPEPPPVPEETKAPAKASTFKSFFKPSKMLLDQMASKVQTASASGVRLLMRTTGGAAEPKKEPSAPPAEPEAAQAVKTKEEPKATPKAPSPEAPVDNQSATSQSGEDPANIPRKMEKRNSIHLFFKNLGKRHSDAGVQTEPLAVSSAPEKAK; encoded by the exons ATGGGGAATGAGCAATCTACTCACAAACAAAATGGGCTCCAAACTAAG GTTGAAGAAGTCACTCTGCAGCATCAAAATGGAGGACTCAATGGCCACGCTATAAAACTCTTGGAAAACAATG TTGTCAGTGAGGTTGCAGTGCAGAAAAGTTGTGAGGCCCCCACATCAACCCTCTCATTGGAGATAGCACTTGACCAGACAGATGATTCCAGTTTTCCTGTGCCTAAAGAGAATCCATGTCTCCCTGAGAATGTGGAACAGAAGCAGGAGACTCCAGCTGAGTCTGAAATCCCCTCCCCTGATTTACCCAAGAAAGATCCCAAGGAGACAGTGGAAAAAGTTAACTTCTTTGACAAGCTAttcaaaaagaaaacagagagtTCATCCATTGTGGATAACTTGCAGGAGACAAATATCCCCACTGAAAATCCCTCTTCACCTGTAGCTGATGACCCACAATCT GAACTTGCTGAGCCAAAGGAAGATTCAGTGACATTTAAGGAGCCaaactgtgtgtctgtcacccCTACCCCGGAGGAAGGCACAACATCTGAGGCTGGTGAAGACAGGGATCACCTTGTGGAAACTCAAGAGGGGGAGAGCACTGAAGAGAATACAGTTATGAACTTCTTCAAAACACTA GTTAATCCCACTAAAACACCCAAAAAGGAAAAAGCCTCTCCAGATATTGCCATAGACCCG GAGACCCCTACAGCACCAACAACAGCT GCTGCCCAAGTAGTAGATGCTCCAGCTTCCACAGCACCGAAGGGAatgtccatccctccaccaccacccccggcACCACCAACACTGGAGAGCAAAGGGGAAACTGCCGCCAAACCTGTCAAAAGCATAACCAAAGAAGAAGCAAAGGATGCTGCCAAAGAACCTGAAGCTGCCAAGGCGAAATCATCAAAAGACAGTCCATTCAGCATACTTTTCCGCCCAAAG GCATCTAAAGCCAAGGGTGCCACATCAAGTGGAGCCAAAGCCCCTGTGAAGCCCAGTGCAGTG ACATCAGAAGTGGTGCCACAAACAATAGAAGTCCAG AAGGTGGATGCTTCCAAGGCGAGCACTCTGGAAGCCGCTCCCAAGCCAGAACCACCACCTGTTCCAGAGGAAACAAAAGCTCCTGCGAAAGCCTCTACTTTTAAATCCTTTTTCAAGCCCAGCAAG ATGCTGCTAGATCAAATGGCCTCAAAAGTCCAGACGGCCTCAGCAAGTGGAGTCCGACTCCTCATGAGAACAACGGGAGGG GCTGCAGAGCCCAAGAAGGAGCCATCTGCTCCTCCTGCCGAGCCTGAAGCTGCCCAGGCTGTGAAGACTAAGGAGGAGCCTAAAGCCACCCCCAAGGCCCCATCACCAGAGGCCCCAGTGGACAACCAGTCAGCGACCTCTCAGAGTGGAGAAGATCCAGCCAACATACCCAGGAAAATGGAAAAGAGGAACTCCATCCACTTGTTCTTTAAGAACCTG GGTAAACGCCATTCAGATGCAGGAGTTCAAACAGAACCATTGGCTGTCTCATCTGCTCCCGAAAAGGCCAAATAg
- the bcas1 gene encoding breast carcinoma-amplified sequence 1 isoform X7, with amino-acid sequence MGNEQSTHKQNGLQTKVEEVTLQHQNGGLNGHAIKLLENNVVSEVAVQKSCEAPTSTLSLEIALDQTDDSSFPVPKENPCLPENVEQKQETPAESEIPSPDLPKKDPKETVEKVNFFDKLFKKKTESSSIVDNLQETNIPTENPSSPVADDPQSELAEPKEDSVTFKEPNCVSVTPTPEEGTTSEAGEDRDHLVETQEGESTEENTVMNFFKTLVNPTKTPKKEKASPDIAIDPKETPTAPTTAAAQVVDAPASTAPKGMSIPPPPPPAPPTLESKGETAAKPVKSITKEEAKDAAKEPEAAKAKSSKDSPFSILFRPKKVDASKASTLEAAPKPEPPPVPEETKAPAKASTFKSFFKPSKMLLDQMASKVQTASASGVRLLMRTTGGAAEPKKEPSAPPAEPEAAQAVKTKEEPKATPKAPSPEAPVDNQSATSQSGEDPANIPRKMEKRNSIHLFFKNLGKRHSDAGVQTEPLAVSSAPEKAK; translated from the exons ATGGGGAATGAGCAATCTACTCACAAACAAAATGGGCTCCAAACTAAG GTTGAAGAAGTCACTCTGCAGCATCAAAATGGAGGACTCAATGGCCACGCTATAAAACTCTTGGAAAACAATG TTGTCAGTGAGGTTGCAGTGCAGAAAAGTTGTGAGGCCCCCACATCAACCCTCTCATTGGAGATAGCACTTGACCAGACAGATGATTCCAGTTTTCCTGTGCCTAAAGAGAATCCATGTCTCCCTGAGAATGTGGAACAGAAGCAGGAGACTCCAGCTGAGTCTGAAATCCCCTCCCCTGATTTACCCAAGAAAGATCCCAAGGAGACAGTGGAAAAAGTTAACTTCTTTGACAAGCTAttcaaaaagaaaacagagagtTCATCCATTGTGGATAACTTGCAGGAGACAAATATCCCCACTGAAAATCCCTCTTCACCTGTAGCTGATGACCCACAATCT GAACTTGCTGAGCCAAAGGAAGATTCAGTGACATTTAAGGAGCCaaactgtgtgtctgtcacccCTACCCCGGAGGAAGGCACAACATCTGAGGCTGGTGAAGACAGGGATCACCTTGTGGAAACTCAAGAGGGGGAGAGCACTGAAGAGAATACAGTTATGAACTTCTTCAAAACACTA GTTAATCCCACTAAAACACCCAAAAAGGAAAAAGCCTCTCCAGATATTGCCATAGACCCG AAGGAGACCCCTACAGCACCAACAACAGCT GCTGCCCAAGTAGTAGATGCTCCAGCTTCCACAGCACCGAAGGGAatgtccatccctccaccaccacccccggcACCACCAACACTGGAGAGCAAAGGGGAAACTGCCGCCAAACCTGTCAAAAGCATAACCAAAGAAGAAGCAAAGGATGCTGCCAAAGAACCTGAAGCTGCCAAGGCGAAATCATCAAAAGACAGTCCATTCAGCATACTTTTCCGCCCAAAG AAGGTGGATGCTTCCAAGGCGAGCACTCTGGAAGCCGCTCCCAAGCCAGAACCACCACCTGTTCCAGAGGAAACAAAAGCTCCTGCGAAAGCCTCTACTTTTAAATCCTTTTTCAAGCCCAGCAAG ATGCTGCTAGATCAAATGGCCTCAAAAGTCCAGACGGCCTCAGCAAGTGGAGTCCGACTCCTCATGAGAACAACGGGAGGG GCTGCAGAGCCCAAGAAGGAGCCATCTGCTCCTCCTGCCGAGCCTGAAGCTGCCCAGGCTGTGAAGACTAAGGAGGAGCCTAAAGCCACCCCCAAGGCCCCATCACCAGAGGCCCCAGTGGACAACCAGTCAGCGACCTCTCAGAGTGGAGAAGATCCAGCCAACATACCCAGGAAAATGGAAAAGAGGAACTCCATCCACTTGTTCTTTAAGAACCTG GGTAAACGCCATTCAGATGCAGGAGTTCAAACAGAACCATTGGCTGTCTCATCTGCTCCCGAAAAGGCCAAATAg
- the bcas1 gene encoding breast carcinoma-amplified sequence 1 isoform X1 — protein MGNEQSTHKQNGLQTKVEEVTLQHQNGGLNGHAIKLLENNVVSEVAVQKSCEAPTSTLSLEIALDQTDDSSFPVPKENPCLPENVEQKQETPAESEIPSPDLPKKDPKETVEKVNFFDKLFKKKTESSSIVDNLQETNIPTENPSSPVADDPQSDLLNRLADASKLCEDETSKQSKSKHSKVEYTLQPEAEQPPSGSDPEPADQITSLAFEVVKYVKVDATVAGAIASAAYVVEGKVEEAEAELEAAESTVWAVVEAVEVEAIDEDGENDACEEAPIILEMTSSGVMEVPEDKIKEESAAASGAIMEFDSEGVKEESENESNHKDVAADAQPETTQDSESSSISPDVPVEESVSPTAEGTSPALEVVVCVLDSSVVEAIPKVLVLAENEETAVEVEKAIAGAEAIVGAVVEAETEVEAMAAEAEDSPQPEKEKRAQLCKSDSGMDLDGTEEPDLTSPPSSAQESVEAMVESQEDSSAAVKLKDDSSKVLSKPPDDTSFSLLLNHLESACKQSFVKSQFKLVDIESVAQGYTICIKLQVDVQESNVKC, from the exons ATGGGGAATGAGCAATCTACTCACAAACAAAATGGGCTCCAAACTAAG GTTGAAGAAGTCACTCTGCAGCATCAAAATGGAGGACTCAATGGCCACGCTATAAAACTCTTGGAAAACAATG TTGTCAGTGAGGTTGCAGTGCAGAAAAGTTGTGAGGCCCCCACATCAACCCTCTCATTGGAGATAGCACTTGACCAGACAGATGATTCCAGTTTTCCTGTGCCTAAAGAGAATCCATGTCTCCCTGAGAATGTGGAACAGAAGCAGGAGACTCCAGCTGAGTCTGAAATCCCCTCCCCTGATTTACCCAAGAAAGATCCCAAGGAGACAGTGGAAAAAGTTAACTTCTTTGACAAGCTAttcaaaaagaaaacagagagtTCATCCATTGTGGATAACTTGCAGGAGACAAATATCCCCACTGAAAATCCCTCTTCACCTGTAGCTGATGACCCACAATCT GATTTACTAAATCGGCTTGCTGACGCATCTAAATTGTGCGAAGATGAAACTTCAAAACAGAGCAAATCAAAACACTCAAAGGTGGAGTACACATTGCAACCAGAAGCAGAACAACCCCCCAGTGGATCAGATCCAGAACCAGCAGACCAAATCACCAGCCTTGCCTTTGAAGTGGTGAAGTATGTTAAGGTTGATGCCACTGTTGCAGGTGCAATTGCTAGTGCTGCATATGTTGTTGAGGGGAAGGTTGAAGAAGCTGAAGCGGAACTCGAAGCGGCTGAATCAACTGTGTGGGCAGTTGTTGAGGCTGTTGAGGTTGAGGCTATAGATGAGGATGGTGAGAATGATGCCTGTGAAGAGGCTCCTATTATCCTAGAAATGACTTCCAGTGGTGTCATGGAAGTCCCAGAAGATAAGATTAAAGAAGAGAGTGCTGCAGCGTCGGGTGCTATCATGGAGTTTGATTCTGAGGGCGTCAAAGAGGAGTCTGAAAATGAATCAAACCACAAGGATGTGGCAGCTGATGCGCAACCAGAAACCACTCAAGACTCTGAGTCTAGCTCCATCTCTCCTGATGTGCCTGTGGAAGAAAGTGTTAGTCCTACTGCAGAGGGAACATCTCCTGCCTTGgaagtggtggtgtgtgttcttGATTCCAGTGTCGTTGAGGCAATCCCCAAGGTTCTTGTGCtggctgaaaatgaagagactgCGGTTGAAGTTGAAAAGGCAATTGCTGGGGCTGAGGCGATTGTTGGGGCTGTGGTTGAGGCTGAAACGGAGGTTGAGGCCATGGCAGCGGAAGCTGAAGACAGCCCTCAGCCTGAGAAGGAAAAGAGAGCACAATTATGTAAATCAGACTCTGGAATGGACTTGGACGGCACTGAAGAACCTGATCTCACCTCGCCTCCTTCCAGTGCCCAGGAATCCGTAGAGGCCATGGTTGAATCCCAGGAAGACAGTAGTGCTGCTGTGAAACTGAAAGACGATAGCAGCAAGGTGCTCAGCAAACCTCCAGATGATACATCATTTTCACTGTTGCTCAATCATCTCGAGTCAGCTTGCAAACAGAGTTTTGTAAAATCACAATTTAAGCTTGTAGATATTGAGTCGGTTGCACAGGGCTACACTATTTGCATTAAACTACAAGTGGACGTACAGGAGAGTAACGTGAAATGTTAG